A genomic region of uncultured Paludibaculum sp. contains the following coding sequences:
- a CDS encoding ABC transporter permease → MLKDIRFALRTLGRDRGFTLTAVSTLAVCIAANTATFAIVNSVLLRPLPVPDSQDLVLMSNRYPGAGAGDSTNSAAGDYYDRMTAVTALQDQAMFETQRPTLDVRGTPEQIVGMSATPSLFRLLRVPPLLGRTFTADEGEVGQNSKVVLSYGLWQRLFGGDRSAIGRTIRLNGRTQVVVGVMPPDFLFMNPEVRLWTPLAFQPDQKVAHHNNNWWNVGRLKPGATLAQVQAQVNALNAANNEKYPQFKEILANAGFHTATERLQDVLVRDVKSTLYLLWGGAAFLLLIGALNIANLAFARFNLRRKEFATRMAIGAGRAHLTRQLVTENALVGLGGGMLGTLLGAGLLPALTAIGLDRIPRASEVRIDPAVAAFSLGLAVLAAVLTSAIPLTGIFRASLNEELRQGGRSGSGGGARVVRKLLVSAQIGFAFALLAGAGLLLASFRHVLRSDPGFRTEGVVTASIHAPSSRYPGDAEVRTLMDRVLGGIRAIPGVASAGGTTAIPFGGNHSDSVIFAEGYAMRPGESVVSPRQIHVTPGYFETMGIRLVRGRYFDERDNERSAPAIVVDEILAKKFWPNSDPIGRRMFQPQDVNDLMKTDEHTRWLRVVGVVRPIAQDALDSKAQSVGAYYLVHRQGPDRFLTFAVRLSTDRDAALRAIRSTIAAIDPELAVFDVKSMAQRAELSLSSRRAAMALSLAFGGLALFLAAIGIYGVLAYLVTQRRREIGIRVALGSTGAGIVRLVFGEGLVLVGVGLALGIAAAVGLRAVVENELYGVSALDPVVLAAVVAVLGLVALMACVVPAWRALKVDPMVVLSES, encoded by the coding sequence ATGCTGAAGGACATCCGGTTTGCACTGCGGACCCTGGGGCGGGATCGCGGTTTCACCCTTACGGCGGTTTCGACGTTGGCGGTCTGTATCGCCGCCAATACGGCCACCTTTGCGATTGTCAATTCCGTCCTGCTGCGGCCGCTGCCGGTACCGGATTCGCAGGATCTGGTGCTGATGAGCAACCGATATCCGGGGGCGGGCGCGGGCGACAGCACCAACAGCGCCGCCGGCGACTACTACGACCGGATGACGGCGGTGACGGCGCTGCAGGATCAGGCGATGTTCGAAACGCAGCGGCCCACACTCGATGTCAGGGGTACGCCGGAGCAGATTGTGGGCATGAGCGCCACGCCTTCGCTGTTCCGGCTGCTGCGGGTGCCGCCGCTGTTGGGCCGCACATTCACGGCAGATGAAGGGGAGGTGGGGCAAAACTCCAAGGTGGTGCTCAGTTATGGCTTGTGGCAGCGGCTGTTTGGCGGCGACAGGAGTGCGATTGGGCGGACGATCCGGCTGAACGGGCGGACACAGGTGGTGGTAGGCGTGATGCCGCCGGATTTCCTATTCATGAATCCGGAAGTCCGCCTGTGGACACCGCTTGCCTTCCAGCCGGACCAGAAGGTGGCGCACCACAACAACAACTGGTGGAACGTGGGCCGGCTGAAGCCAGGTGCGACGCTGGCTCAAGTCCAGGCGCAGGTGAACGCGCTGAACGCGGCGAACAACGAGAAGTATCCACAATTCAAGGAGATCCTGGCGAACGCCGGCTTCCATACGGCAACGGAGCGGTTGCAGGATGTGCTGGTGCGCGACGTGAAGAGCACGTTGTACCTGTTATGGGGTGGCGCGGCGTTCCTGTTGCTGATTGGCGCACTGAACATCGCAAACCTGGCCTTCGCGCGGTTCAACCTGCGGCGCAAGGAGTTTGCGACGCGGATGGCGATTGGCGCCGGGCGGGCGCACCTGACGCGGCAACTGGTGACTGAGAACGCGCTGGTCGGGCTGGGCGGAGGCATGTTGGGGACGCTGCTGGGGGCGGGGCTGTTGCCGGCGCTGACGGCGATTGGGCTGGACCGGATTCCGCGGGCGAGCGAAGTGCGGATCGATCCGGCTGTGGCCGCATTCTCCTTAGGGCTTGCGGTGCTGGCCGCAGTGTTGACATCCGCCATTCCGCTCACCGGAATCTTCCGCGCGAGCCTCAACGAGGAACTGCGACAGGGCGGACGGAGCGGCAGCGGAGGCGGGGCGCGGGTGGTGCGCAAGTTGCTGGTATCCGCGCAGATCGGGTTCGCGTTTGCGCTGCTGGCGGGCGCGGGCCTGCTGCTGGCGAGCTTCCGGCACGTGTTGCGAAGCGATCCGGGGTTCCGGACCGAAGGAGTAGTGACGGCGTCGATCCATGCGCCGAGCTCGCGTTATCCGGGGGATGCGGAGGTTCGAACGCTGATGGACCGGGTGCTGGGTGGGATCCGTGCCATTCCGGGGGTTGCTTCGGCGGGCGGAACGACGGCGATTCCGTTTGGGGGCAATCACAGCGACAGCGTGATTTTCGCGGAAGGGTATGCGATGAGGCCGGGCGAGTCGGTGGTCTCTCCGCGGCAGATCCACGTGACACCGGGCTATTTCGAGACGATGGGGATCAGGCTGGTGCGCGGGCGGTATTTCGACGAGCGGGATAACGAGCGGTCGGCACCGGCGATTGTTGTCGATGAGATTCTGGCGAAGAAGTTCTGGCCGAATTCCGATCCGATTGGACGGCGGATGTTCCAACCACAGGACGTCAACGACCTGATGAAGACGGATGAGCACACACGGTGGCTACGGGTGGTGGGGGTGGTGCGGCCGATCGCTCAGGATGCGTTGGATTCGAAAGCGCAGTCGGTGGGGGCGTATTACCTAGTGCACCGGCAGGGCCCGGACCGGTTTCTGACGTTTGCGGTCCGGCTGTCGACCGACAGGGATGCAGCGTTGCGCGCGATCCGGTCAACGATCGCGGCAATCGATCCGGAGCTAGCGGTCTTCGATGTGAAAAGCATGGCGCAGCGGGCGGAGTTGTCGTTGTCGTCACGGAGGGCGGCGATGGCGCTGTCGCTGGCGTTCGGCGGGCTGGCACTGTTTCTTGCGGCGATCGGGATCTATGGCGTGCTGGCATACCTGGTGACGCAACGGCGGCGGGAGATCGGCATTCGGGTGGCGCTGGGGAGCACGGGGGCGGGGATTGTACGGCTGGTGTTTGGCGAGGGACTGGTGCTGGTGGGGGTCGGCCTGGCGCTGGGGATCGCTGCGGCCGTGGGCTTGCGGGCGGTGGTGGAGAATGAACTGTATGGGGTGAGCGCGCTGGATCCGGTCGTGCTGGCGGCTGTGGTCGCGGTGCTGGGGTTGGTAGCGCTGATGGCGTGTGTGGTACCGGCGTGGCGGGCGTTGAAGGTGGATCCGATGGTTGTGCTTAGTGAGAGCTAG
- a CDS encoding DUF3224 domain-containing protein, which produces MRARAEGTIAVQSSEARPYDQTGSPTLMEIRLSERFIGDIEGESPVRALQVLRGDQSASLVSVQRFPGELTGRQGTFVLQGSEVVGHGKAKATWFVLAG; this is translated from the coding sequence GTGCGCGCAAGAGCGGAAGGGACGATTGCCGTCCAGAGTTCGGAAGCCAGGCCTTACGACCAAACAGGCAGCCCCACTTTGATGGAGATCCGCTTGAGCGAAAGGTTCATTGGAGACATCGAAGGCGAGTCACCCGTTCGAGCTCTGCAGGTCTTGCGCGGCGACCAATCCGCCAGCCTCGTCAGCGTGCAACGATTCCCGGGAGAACTGACTGGGCGCCAGGGCACCTTCGTACTTCAAGGTTCAGAAGTCGTTGGGCACGGCAAGGCTAAGGCGACATGGTTTGTCCTGGCCGGATAG
- a CDS encoding sigma-70 family RNA polymerase sigma factor, which yields MSGNTGPTGADVTRLLAAWQVGDSEALQRLTPLVFDELRKLAASYMRRERPGHTLQATALVNEAYLRLAGIENKDWRNRAHFFAIAAHIMRQLLMEHARGRNAQKRGGGQGAIRLDEALVVGVEPDEDLLHLDDGLSALAAKDARKSRIIELRYFGGLEVAEIAEVTGVSVATVGRDLRIGLAWLHRYLKDGSNQNGAAEG from the coding sequence ATGTCGGGAAATACTGGTCCTACTGGGGCGGATGTTACGCGGCTATTGGCGGCGTGGCAGGTTGGGGATTCCGAGGCTCTTCAGAGATTAACACCGCTGGTTTTCGACGAATTGCGGAAGCTGGCCGCATCCTATATGCGGCGGGAGCGTCCGGGCCACACGCTGCAGGCGACCGCGCTGGTCAACGAGGCGTATTTGCGCCTGGCGGGCATCGAGAACAAAGACTGGCGCAACAGAGCGCACTTCTTCGCGATTGCCGCGCACATCATGAGACAACTGCTGATGGAGCACGCGCGCGGGCGAAATGCGCAGAAGCGGGGCGGGGGGCAGGGGGCCATTCGTCTGGACGAGGCGTTGGTAGTCGGAGTGGAGCCGGATGAGGATCTGTTGCATCTGGACGACGGGCTATCGGCGCTGGCGGCGAAGGACGCACGGAAAAGCCGGATCATCGAGCTGCGCTACTTCGGCGGGCTTGAGGTGGCGGAGATCGCGGAGGTGACGGGGGTGTCTGTCGCCACCGTGGGACGCGACCTGCGCATCGGCCTCGCGTGGCTGCATCGCTATTTGAAGGACGGGTCCAACCAGAATGGAGCCGCTGAAGGATGA
- a CDS encoding Xaa-Pro peptidase family protein, whose product MLTRRALMATAASAAAAPLLSAQTKSLPPSIAALKSRQGEVKPITNEERQARLDRAQRLMAEKKIDAICMAGGTSLQYFANVRWGNSERMLMMILPAKGEPFFVVPSFEEDRAREQIALGPAGDKAQVSRWEEDESPYEKVALGLKERGIRTGTLGVEETAKFVFSEGIGKAATQVKITNATEITAGCRMIKSPAELALMRLAASVTLEAYEAAWKAITPGITNRDFGALITAAHAQLGFQGGAMVLTGEYSALPHGTIKPQIIREGTIVLIDGECRADGYPSDITRTFVIGKSTDKMKKVFDIVRKAQDAALKAARPGLACESVDAAARKVITEAGYGPDYKYFTHRLGHGMGMDGHEWPYLVRGNKLPLAKDMTFSDEPGIYIKGEFGVRLEDDMHITESGAELFTPQSSSLEQPFAV is encoded by the coding sequence TTGTTAACCAGACGCGCGCTTATGGCGACCGCCGCTTCCGCGGCCGCCGCGCCACTCCTGTCCGCCCAGACCAAGTCCCTGCCGCCTTCCATCGCCGCGCTGAAGAGCCGCCAGGGCGAGGTGAAACCCATCACGAACGAAGAGCGCCAGGCGCGCCTCGACCGGGCACAACGGTTGATGGCCGAGAAGAAGATCGACGCCATCTGCATGGCCGGCGGCACGTCGCTGCAGTACTTCGCCAATGTCCGTTGGGGCAACAGCGAACGGATGCTGATGATGATCCTGCCGGCGAAGGGCGAGCCGTTCTTCGTGGTGCCGAGTTTCGAGGAAGACCGCGCCCGAGAGCAGATCGCCTTGGGTCCGGCGGGTGACAAGGCGCAAGTCTCGCGGTGGGAAGAAGACGAGAGCCCTTACGAGAAGGTCGCCCTGGGTCTGAAGGAACGAGGGATCCGCACCGGCACGCTGGGTGTGGAGGAGACCGCGAAGTTTGTCTTCAGTGAAGGCATCGGCAAGGCCGCCACGCAGGTGAAGATCACCAATGCGACGGAGATCACCGCCGGCTGCCGGATGATCAAGAGCCCGGCGGAGTTGGCCCTGATGCGGCTGGCGGCGAGCGTGACGCTGGAAGCCTATGAGGCGGCATGGAAGGCGATCACGCCGGGGATCACGAACCGAGATTTCGGGGCGCTGATCACAGCCGCACACGCCCAGTTGGGCTTCCAGGGTGGCGCCATGGTCTTGACCGGCGAGTATTCCGCGCTGCCGCACGGAACCATCAAGCCGCAGATCATCCGGGAAGGAACGATCGTGCTGATCGACGGCGAGTGCCGGGCGGATGGTTATCCGTCCGACATCACGCGCACGTTTGTGATCGGCAAGTCCACCGACAAGATGAAGAAGGTGTTCGACATCGTGCGGAAGGCGCAGGACGCGGCCCTGAAGGCCGCCCGTCCTGGCTTGGCCTGTGAAAGTGTGGACGCCGCCGCGAGGAAGGTGATCACGGAGGCGGGCTACGGGCCGGACTACAAGTACTTCACGCACCGCCTAGGCCACGGCATGGGGATGGACGGGCACGAGTGGCCTTACCTGGTGCGCGGGAACAAGCTGCCGCTGGCGAAAGACATGACGTTTAGCGACGAGCCCGGGATCTATATCAAGGGCGAGTTTGGTGTGCGGTTGGAAGATGACATGCACATCACGGAGAGCGGAGCGGAGTTGTTCACACCGCAGAGTTCGTCGTTGGAGCAGCCGTTCGCGGTGTAG
- a CDS encoding M4 family metallopeptidase: MRLTTSLFILSAFTGGLLFAERRVLSEDELARLEQQQAARIDTSKAYVETQHYRLGLDANSALRPIGNPVLDEFGTLHVRFLQLFHGIPVRTGQVVTHLTVDGQMLQPTNRLHRRVDVDTNPAINAQQALETIRLDLAAGNRALANMPASAIAGTPELYIDPVVETVALPTPAGGPAPNADDETRRVSHYRLIYRVLAMPAEEADDAFNFHATYYFVDAAAGRIVRKTSAEVNDDVREPAVGNGFPIYRRKVQLNTTKVNGEYQLYDITRGNWPGNTTRSNNNTDSHKYKKTSPITDGSNSWGDNQRYSSNMPLNGETAQSPAVDIFWAVTRTYDVLANVFKFKGLDGNNTPISTRAHYDVNYTDAHYNYGAQAAFFGDGIVDPDPDKNVFPNIPLPTVAHELGHGVWGHQMSTDYDRPSEASGLNEGHGDILGAITNFYTNVTLGKGKSLTYANDNNYFHYRMYTPSSYPPDPSAAPFYNQTGRRYWQPGMGTFEEHVQGCAYGHMFVMLVEGASPDSDASTYSTYFPKGMAGIGLAKAARIWFLASTVFPPYNDPTFATMRDAWVDAAEYAYGADSPEVNAVINAWAAINVGKAVKDIAQPQVSVSSLQLDEKEGSLLITASASDDTFPMVEFGLGNSVRATRRMPPYQAVIDISSLKPGTYTAFARAVDFMGKSTIKSAQFTITGTNQAISNGSFEDGTDGWGLSAGEMLGTNAPTAYLGQNYLRFRDDGQAANHKFKLPKEALNATLSIRYRVVGVEYLPGENLFVDLYDSSINKTTSLADVSSEEVTISDPLHHYKRLEFNVTQFKDKDMLLRFKASLSKSNTTRFVVDAVSLTYALPQAVVLKAELDEPGHVVRMRATTTGISADSIKSVQYRINGQTVGLDGSTLDGAVFNTGAVPAGTYNVQAFLVRFDDSALGSNIVPITFTGKKNQVTNGGFENGQSGWSLPGLNSSIGMNDGENQMNYAQTGVRYARFVTSGAAGTSKIRQLIAIPQNPQSVTVSFYLRMRVSAKDPGDVFKAALVSIDNQVLLPITSVTGATTLPPQDAVAGYTRMVYTLTPAQLAALRGKTVYMQFSVDQNASTVTSFYVDDVSVYAPVLGLGN; the protein is encoded by the coding sequence ATGCGACTTACCACATCCTTGTTCATACTGTCCGCCTTCACCGGCGGTCTCTTGTTCGCCGAAAGGCGAGTTCTATCGGAGGACGAGTTGGCGCGATTGGAGCAGCAGCAGGCGGCCCGCATCGACACCAGCAAAGCCTATGTCGAAACACAGCACTATCGTCTCGGACTTGACGCGAACTCCGCGCTACGGCCCATCGGCAACCCCGTGCTCGACGAGTTCGGCACCCTGCACGTTCGTTTTCTCCAGTTATTCCACGGTATTCCGGTCCGCACGGGCCAGGTGGTTACCCACCTCACCGTGGACGGCCAGATGCTCCAACCCACCAACCGGCTCCACCGCCGCGTCGACGTCGACACCAACCCGGCCATCAACGCCCAACAGGCCCTCGAGACCATTCGTCTGGACCTCGCCGCCGGCAACCGTGCTCTCGCCAACATGCCCGCTTCGGCCATTGCCGGCACACCGGAGTTGTATATCGATCCGGTCGTCGAAACCGTTGCCCTGCCCACACCCGCCGGAGGCCCGGCCCCGAATGCGGACGACGAAACGAGGCGCGTCAGCCACTACCGCCTGATCTATCGCGTCCTCGCCATGCCGGCCGAAGAGGCGGACGATGCCTTCAACTTCCACGCTACCTACTACTTCGTCGACGCCGCCGCCGGCCGCATCGTCCGCAAGACGTCCGCCGAGGTCAACGATGATGTCCGCGAGCCCGCCGTGGGCAACGGCTTCCCCATCTACCGCCGCAAAGTCCAGCTCAACACCACCAAGGTGAATGGCGAGTACCAGCTCTACGACATCACCCGCGGCAACTGGCCCGGCAACACCACGCGCAGCAACAACAACACCGACTCCCACAAGTACAAGAAGACGAGTCCCATCACGGACGGCTCGAATAGCTGGGGTGACAATCAGCGCTACAGCTCCAACATGCCGTTGAACGGCGAGACCGCTCAGTCGCCCGCCGTGGATATCTTCTGGGCCGTGACGCGCACCTACGATGTCCTGGCCAACGTCTTCAAGTTCAAGGGACTCGACGGCAACAACACGCCCATCAGCACCCGCGCCCACTACGACGTGAACTACACCGACGCGCACTACAACTACGGTGCCCAAGCCGCCTTCTTTGGCGACGGCATCGTCGACCCGGACCCAGACAAGAACGTATTCCCCAACATCCCGCTACCCACCGTAGCTCACGAGTTGGGCCACGGCGTCTGGGGCCATCAGATGTCGACGGACTACGACCGGCCTAGCGAGGCTTCCGGCCTGAATGAAGGTCATGGCGACATCCTGGGCGCCATCACCAACTTCTATACCAACGTCACCCTCGGCAAAGGCAAGTCGCTCACCTACGCCAACGACAACAACTACTTCCACTACCGGATGTACACGCCCAGCAGCTATCCGCCCGACCCATCGGCTGCTCCGTTCTACAACCAGACCGGCCGCCGCTACTGGCAGCCCGGCATGGGCACCTTTGAGGAGCACGTCCAGGGCTGCGCCTACGGGCACATGTTTGTCATGCTGGTGGAAGGCGCCTCCCCGGACTCCGACGCCTCCACCTACTCCACTTACTTTCCCAAAGGCATGGCCGGCATCGGCCTCGCCAAGGCCGCGCGTATCTGGTTCCTGGCCAGCACCGTCTTCCCGCCCTACAACGACCCGACCTTCGCCACCATGCGCGACGCATGGGTCGACGCGGCCGAGTACGCCTATGGCGCCGATTCGCCCGAAGTCAACGCTGTGATCAATGCCTGGGCGGCCATCAACGTGGGCAAGGCGGTCAAGGACATCGCTCAGCCCCAGGTGTCTGTCTCCTCTCTCCAACTCGACGAGAAGGAAGGCAGCCTCCTCATCACGGCCTCAGCCAGCGACGATACCTTCCCCATGGTGGAGTTCGGCCTCGGTAACTCGGTTCGGGCCACTCGTAGGATGCCACCCTACCAGGCAGTCATCGACATCTCCTCCCTCAAGCCCGGGACCTATACCGCCTTCGCGCGCGCCGTCGACTTCATGGGTAAATCGACCATCAAGTCGGCCCAATTCACCATCACTGGCACCAACCAGGCAATCAGCAATGGCAGCTTTGAGGACGGCACCGATGGCTGGGGCCTCTCAGCCGGCGAAATGCTGGGTACCAATGCCCCGACGGCCTATCTCGGCCAGAACTACCTGCGGTTCCGCGACGACGGACAGGCGGCTAACCACAAGTTCAAGCTGCCCAAGGAGGCCCTCAACGCGACGCTCAGCATCCGCTACCGCGTCGTCGGTGTCGAGTACCTCCCCGGCGAGAACCTGTTCGTCGACCTGTATGACTCCAGCATCAACAAGACCACGTCCCTGGCGGATGTCTCAAGCGAGGAAGTGACCATCAGCGACCCGCTGCATCACTACAAGCGTCTGGAGTTCAACGTCACGCAATTCAAGGACAAGGACATGCTCCTTCGGTTCAAGGCATCGCTCTCCAAGTCCAATACCACTCGCTTCGTCGTCGACGCCGTCAGCCTCACCTACGCCCTGCCTCAGGCCGTCGTCCTCAAGGCGGAACTGGATGAGCCGGGCCATGTCGTCCGCATGCGTGCCACCACCACGGGCATCAGTGCGGACTCCATCAAGTCCGTGCAATACCGCATCAATGGTCAAACCGTGGGCCTCGACGGCAGCACGCTCGACGGTGCCGTCTTCAATACCGGAGCGGTTCCGGCCGGCACTTACAACGTTCAGGCCTTCCTCGTTCGCTTCGACGACTCCGCGCTCGGCTCCAACATCGTGCCCATCACGTTCACCGGCAAGAAGAACCAGGTCACCAACGGAGGCTTCGAGAACGGCCAGTCTGGTTGGTCCCTGCCCGGTCTGAACTCCTCCATCGGCATGAACGACGGTGAGAATCAGATGAACTACGCCCAGACCGGCGTGCGTTATGCCCGCTTCGTCACTTCCGGCGCGGCTGGCACCTCCAAGATCCGGCAGTTGATCGCCATCCCGCAGAACCCTCAGTCCGTCACCGTTTCGTTCTACCTCAGGATGCGCGTGAGTGCGAAGGACCCTGGTGACGTGTTCAAGGCGGCCTTGGTCTCCATCGACAACCAGGTGCTGCTACCCATCACCAGTGTGACCGGCGCTACGACACTACCTCCGCAGGACGCCGTCGCCGGCTACACCCGCATGGTCTACACGCTCACTCCGGCGCAGCTTGCGGCCTTGCGGGGCAAGACGGTCTACATGCAGTTCAGCGTGGATCAGAACGCCTCGACAGTAACCAGCTTCTACGTCGACGACGTATCGGTCTACGCGCCCGTCCTGGGCCTGGGGAACTGA
- a CDS encoding serine/threonine-protein kinase, with protein sequence MDDRWERIQDLFVAAAGLPSSERRTFLDEACGDDDLLRAEVESLLDAEQGAGGFVEEAFGRAAVKLAAPGPRMVGAYRILKEIGRGGMGAVYLAERADQQYHKRVAIKMARFSGYGEFVHERFRHERQILATLEHPNIARLLDGGETDDGLPYIVMEYIEGRPVTDFAVEHALDVRARLELFLKIAAAVQYAHRFLVIHRDLKPSNILVTASGEPKLLDFGIAKLLEPGAMQEAIMHTSTGMRLLTPDYASPEQVRGESVTTASDVYSLGVVLYELLSGTKPHRLKDYTPLEIDRAVCEEETERPSTAAARTGAFSRLDAELDVIVLEAMHKDPARRYASVEHLADDLRRYLTGLPIQARRDSRAYRARKFLRRHRVASTAAALLVVTLVAAAGVTSWQASVARQQARRAEMRFRQVRQLANRFLFDFDEQIRNLEGSTPARESLVKTASEYLDSLATEAANDVELRTELALAYRKLGDVQGGPRSASLGRSSDALKSYRKSVEIGRGLFDAGIRNPELLQQIIEAERMLGLLEHRLREKDGDDQYERRLTESLTLAEALVEQRPDLASLRILASLYRELGERFADSNRAVLAEQRYAQALPVYEKVRTLAPGARSERGVALVTQRLGDAKVMRGDLDGALRFYRDALQRFSVLAQALKAGQAERRSVLSAHLSVGALLGDPLIPNLCLTADAIHHTGAALDIAEDLAGVDPANRTAKLDLAYTAAQYGRVLRSTQPDVAVRHLRRAVEVSAQVLATSPDDRVYQRHVLSFKTDLGAGLAAVRKTQESIAILKAVAADLDAVKDPSPSYRLIGAAARRELAAQLRLEQPDESRRLTLQALGQVEGYLLQHLDSLEMLQHLSALYEAAAWFDGSYTKKARQLWLDWPRHGTSSAFDHRRLKEIGGQP encoded by the coding sequence ATGGACGATCGCTGGGAACGTATACAAGATCTCTTCGTCGCCGCCGCTGGTCTGCCTTCCAGCGAGCGCCGGACATTTCTCGACGAGGCCTGTGGAGACGATGACCTGCTGCGCGCCGAGGTGGAGTCGCTGCTCGACGCCGAACAAGGTGCGGGGGGCTTCGTGGAAGAGGCGTTTGGCCGCGCCGCGGTCAAACTCGCCGCGCCCGGACCCCGCATGGTGGGTGCCTACCGCATTCTGAAGGAGATCGGCCGCGGCGGCATGGGCGCCGTCTACCTGGCCGAAAGGGCCGACCAGCAGTACCACAAGCGAGTGGCCATCAAGATGGCTCGCTTCTCCGGCTACGGCGAGTTTGTTCACGAACGGTTCCGTCATGAGCGGCAGATCCTCGCCACGCTCGAACACCCCAACATCGCGCGGCTGCTGGATGGCGGTGAGACGGACGACGGTCTGCCGTACATCGTCATGGAGTACATCGAAGGCCGCCCGGTCACCGACTTCGCCGTGGAGCACGCGCTGGACGTCCGCGCGCGCCTCGAACTCTTCCTGAAGATCGCGGCCGCCGTCCAGTATGCCCATCGTTTTCTCGTCATCCATCGGGATCTGAAACCCAGCAACATCCTGGTGACCGCATCGGGTGAGCCGAAACTGCTCGACTTCGGCATCGCCAAACTCCTGGAGCCCGGCGCCATGCAGGAGGCCATCATGCATACGTCCACCGGCATGCGCCTGCTCACGCCGGACTACGCGAGCCCAGAGCAGGTGAGAGGCGAGTCCGTGACCACTGCCTCCGATGTCTACTCGCTGGGCGTCGTCCTTTACGAGCTCCTCAGCGGTACCAAGCCGCATCGCCTCAAGGACTACACACCCCTCGAAATCGACCGGGCCGTCTGCGAGGAGGAAACCGAGCGCCCCAGCACGGCGGCCGCCCGCACCGGCGCCTTCAGCCGTCTCGATGCCGAGTTGGACGTCATCGTGCTTGAGGCCATGCACAAGGATCCGGCACGGCGCTACGCGTCGGTGGAACATCTGGCCGACGACCTGCGGCGCTATCTTACCGGCCTGCCGATTCAGGCCCGCCGCGACTCGCGGGCCTACCGGGCGCGCAAGTTCCTGAGGCGTCATCGCGTCGCCAGTACGGCCGCGGCCTTGCTGGTGGTCACGCTGGTGGCCGCGGCTGGTGTGACGTCCTGGCAGGCCTCGGTGGCCAGGCAGCAAGCCCGGCGTGCGGAGATGCGCTTCCGTCAGGTGCGCCAGCTCGCCAACCGCTTCCTGTTTGACTTCGATGAGCAGATTCGTAACCTGGAAGGCTCCACCCCAGCACGCGAATCGCTCGTCAAGACCGCCAGTGAGTACCTCGATAGTCTGGCCACCGAGGCCGCCAACGACGTCGAACTCCGCACTGAACTGGCCCTGGCTTACCGCAAGCTGGGCGATGTTCAGGGCGGGCCGCGCAGTGCGAGCCTGGGCCGCAGCAGCGATGCGCTGAAGAGCTATCGGAAGTCGGTGGAGATCGGGCGCGGCCTGTTCGACGCCGGCATCCGCAACCCCGAGCTGCTGCAGCAGATCATCGAGGCGGAGAGGATGCTCGGACTGCTCGAACACCGCCTGCGGGAAAAGGACGGTGACGACCAGTATGAACGGCGGCTCACCGAGTCGTTGACGCTGGCCGAAGCGCTGGTCGAGCAGCGGCCCGATCTGGCCAGCCTGCGCATCCTGGCTTCCCTCTATCGTGAACTGGGTGAGCGCTTCGCCGACTCCAATCGTGCCGTGCTGGCCGAGCAGCGGTATGCCCAGGCTCTACCCGTCTACGAGAAGGTGCGGACCCTTGCGCCCGGCGCGCGGTCCGAGCGCGGCGTCGCGCTCGTTACCCAGAGGCTGGGCGATGCAAAGGTGATGCGCGGCGATCTCGACGGCGCGCTCAGGTTCTATCGCGACGCCCTGCAACGCTTCTCGGTATTGGCCCAGGCCCTAAAGGCCGGGCAGGCAGAACGCCGCAGCGTACTGTCTGCACATCTCTCCGTTGGCGCCCTACTGGGCGACCCGCTCATCCCGAACCTGTGTCTGACCGCCGACGCCATTCACCACACCGGCGCGGCGCTCGACATCGCCGAGGACCTGGCCGGCGTCGACCCGGCCAATCGCACAGCCAAGCTCGACCTGGCCTATACGGCTGCTCAATATGGCCGCGTCCTCCGATCCACGCAGCCGGACGTCGCAGTCCGCCACCTGCGCCGGGCGGTCGAGGTGTCGGCCCAGGTTCTGGCTACATCGCCGGACGACCGGGTCTACCAACGCCACGTCCTCAGCTTCAAGACCGACCTCGGTGCGGGGCTGGCCGCCGTGCGGAAGACGCAGGAGTCCATCGCTATCCTGAAGGCCGTGGCCGCCGATCTGGATGCCGTCAAGGACCCCAGCCCTTCCTACCGTCTCATCGGCGCGGCGGCGCGCCGCGAACTGGCGGCTCAGCTCCGGCTCGAACAACCTGACGAGTCCCGCCGCCTGACGCTGCAGGCACTGGGGCAAGTGGAAGGGTATCTACTGCAGCATTTGGACAGCCTCGAGATGCTGCAACACCTAAGTGCGCTCTACGAGGCCGCCGCCTGGTTCGATGGATCCTACACGAAGAAGGCGCGCCAGTTGTGGCTCGACTGGCCGCGGCATGGCACCTCGTCCGCATTTGATCACCGGCGGCTGAAGGAGATCGGCGGCCAGCCGTAA